A genomic segment from Polyangium mundeleinium encodes:
- a CDS encoding serine/threonine-protein kinase: MDFVPGAMIGGKYRLERKIAEGGMGEVWIGAQVGGAQVAIKRLLPDAARDHHLVTRFRREALLLGKIESDHVSRVIEQTTDPDFGLLLVMEYVEGMSLADLLEKQGTLAVEEVLDIGEGVARAIADLHRASIVHRDVKPENVILRRLSSGERRAVLIDFGLARLLDPAEDQRGKEETLTGITRADMAVGTIPYMAPEQLLNSRDVNGTADVYALGAILYRAASGRNVFGDQDDLSYARQKLSDDAPPIALTRRDPAAERLSAIVMRAVKRRPAERYEGIEPMLKELAEARALARPRGGDADAPTQAAPVSSLLGSAATQLPFAAPAAPSPVAPPPASARFGPSAPIQRPSPALTVPMPAVSDIPDPGPPAALRRPSPAFGVPAVAPAAAPPQVIITPPAAPPPVALPIAAAPLAAPPVAPPLGRPPVVGFGEMPGAPRPAPAVVIPADAVPRRAAFAFGLVALGVGFVLGFVAHALLAAGGSP, encoded by the coding sequence ATGGACTTCGTCCCGGGGGCGATGATTGGGGGGAAGTACCGCCTCGAGCGCAAGATCGCCGAGGGCGGTATGGGCGAGGTGTGGATCGGCGCGCAGGTGGGGGGCGCGCAGGTCGCGATCAAGCGCCTCCTGCCCGACGCCGCGCGTGATCACCACCTCGTCACGCGTTTTCGCCGCGAGGCGCTCCTCCTCGGCAAGATCGAGAGCGACCACGTCTCGCGCGTCATCGAACAGACGACCGATCCCGACTTCGGCCTCCTGCTCGTGATGGAGTACGTCGAGGGCATGTCCCTCGCCGATCTGCTCGAAAAGCAGGGCACGCTCGCCGTCGAGGAGGTCCTCGACATCGGCGAGGGCGTCGCGCGCGCCATCGCGGACCTCCACCGGGCCAGCATCGTCCACCGCGACGTCAAACCCGAAAACGTCATCCTGCGGCGCTTGTCGAGCGGGGAGCGACGCGCCGTGCTCATCGACTTTGGCCTCGCCCGCCTCCTCGATCCGGCCGAGGACCAACGCGGCAAAGAGGAGACGCTCACCGGCATCACCCGCGCCGACATGGCCGTCGGCACCATCCCGTACATGGCGCCCGAGCAACTCCTGAACTCGCGCGACGTCAACGGAACGGCCGACGTCTACGCGCTCGGCGCGATCCTCTACCGCGCCGCCTCGGGCCGGAACGTCTTCGGCGACCAGGACGACCTCTCGTACGCGCGCCAGAAATTGAGCGACGACGCCCCGCCCATCGCGCTCACCCGCAGGGACCCCGCGGCCGAGCGCCTCTCCGCGATCGTCATGCGCGCCGTCAAGCGCAGGCCCGCCGAGCGGTACGAGGGCATCGAGCCCATGCTGAAAGAACTCGCCGAGGCCCGCGCCCTCGCGCGCCCGCGAGGCGGAGACGCCGACGCCCCCACCCAGGCGGCCCCCGTCTCCTCGCTCCTCGGCTCGGCCGCCACGCAACTCCCCTTCGCCGCGCCCGCTGCGCCTTCCCCCGTCGCTCCGCCTCCCGCGTCCGCGCGTTTTGGTCCCTCGGCCCCGATCCAGCGCCCGTCTCCCGCGCTCACCGTGCCGATGCCGGCCGTCTCCGACATCCCCGACCCGGGCCCTCCAGCGGCCCTCCGCCGCCCGTCGCCCGCGTTTGGAGTCCCCGCGGTCGCTCCGGCAGCGGCCCCTCCGCAGGTCATCATCACGCCGCCCGCCGCGCCGCCGCCCGTCGCCCTGCCCATCGCTGCCGCGCCGCTCGCTGCGCCGCCCGTTGCCCCGCCGCTCGGCCGTCCGCCTGTCGTCGGCTTTGGCGAAATGCCTGGCGCGCCGAGGCCTGCGCCTGCCGTCGTCATCCCGGCCGACGCCGTCCCTCGCCGCGCCGCGTTTGCGTTTGGCCTTGTCGCGCTCGGCGTCGGGTTCGTCCTCGGATTCGTCGCGCACGCCCTCCTCGCGGCCGGCGGATCGCCCTGA
- a CDS encoding C-terminal helicase domain-containing protein — translation MDRAGVVNEFQAEGGPPVMLLSLKAGGTGLNLTAADHVFLLDPWWNPAVEDQAADRAHRIGQDKPVFVYRLVAKDTVEERILALQEKKRLVADAALGEAAQAAAITRDDLLALLS, via the coding sequence GTGGATCGCGCGGGTGTGGTGAACGAGTTCCAGGCCGAAGGAGGCCCGCCGGTGATGCTCCTCTCGCTCAAGGCGGGCGGCACGGGCCTCAATTTGACGGCGGCCGATCACGTGTTCTTGCTCGATCCGTGGTGGAACCCGGCCGTCGAGGACCAGGCCGCGGACCGCGCGCACCGCATCGGCCAAGACAAACCCGTCTTCGTGTACCGGCTGGTCGCGAAGGATACGGTGGAGGAGCGCATCCTCGCGCTGCAGGAGAAAAAGCGCCTGGTGGCGGACGCGGCGCTCGGGGAGGCGGCGCAGGCGGCGGCGATCACGCGCGACGATCTGTTGGCGCTCCTCAGTTGA
- a CDS encoding chorismate mutase: MLPADVSETRSALDELDHALLDLIARRRALVGALFVKKRALGLPLVDPMREVELLADRRVYAERQGVPADLAEVIFRAILEDSHTRT, from the coding sequence ATGCTTCCTGCCGACGTCAGCGAGACCCGCAGCGCGCTCGACGAGCTCGACCATGCGCTGCTCGACCTCATCGCGCGGCGGAGAGCGCTCGTCGGCGCGCTCTTCGTCAAAAAGCGGGCGCTCGGCCTGCCGCTCGTGGATCCGATGCGCGAGGTCGAGCTCCTCGCGGATCGGCGCGTGTACGCCGAGCGTCAGGGCGTCCCGGCAGACCTTGCCGAGGTGATCTTCCGGGCCATCCTCGAGGACAGCCATACAAGGACGTAG
- a CDS encoding helix-turn-helix domain-containing protein, which translates to MPHPCVVGQLVSYHDHVFRCGFVQCGAYSLLVVPSRARKARRGRTTESFTSEKRPLEFRREGGRSARPRGRTENHIHMPRRSTPDAFALQVGARIRELRYEMNMSLAALADASELSKGHLSSVEHGLAAITIGTIARLAQGFGVPPMYLLTFAAEDERAHTAELLRYLPQTEVRKLRRQIQAQVAARK; encoded by the coding sequence ATGCCGCATCCGTGCGTGGTAGGACAATTGGTGTCCTACCACGATCACGTTTTTCGGTGCGGGTTCGTCCAATGCGGTGCATATTCGCTCCTGGTCGTACCGAGCCGAGCGCGAAAGGCGCGGAGAGGCCGGACGACCGAGAGCTTCACCAGCGAAAAAAGACCCTTGGAATTCCGGCGAGAAGGAGGCCGGTCGGCGCGTCCGCGAGGGCGAACCGAGAACCACATCCACATGCCCCGACGTTCTACTCCCGATGCGTTTGCACTCCAGGTTGGCGCCCGTATCCGCGAGCTCCGGTACGAGATGAACATGTCCCTCGCGGCGCTCGCCGACGCGAGTGAGCTTTCGAAGGGCCACCTCTCGAGCGTCGAGCATGGCCTCGCCGCGATCACGATCGGCACGATCGCCCGGCTCGCGCAGGGCTTCGGCGTGCCCCCGATGTACCTCCTCACGTTCGCGGCGGAGGACGAGCGCGCCCACACGGCCGAGCTCCTCCGCTACCTGCCTCAGACCGAGGTGAGGAAGCTGCGCCGCCAGATCCAGGCGCAGGTCGCCGCCCGCAAGTAA
- a CDS encoding peptidase U32 family protein yields MSSPALPRRPEILAPAGDDAALRAAVLAGADAVYFGLQGFNARARAKNFDAEGLTRTMAFLHEHGVRGYVTLNTLVFDEELENVENAVRTCAEAGVDAVIVQDLGVARLVRAIAPALAIHASTQMTCTDAGAAELARELGASRVILARELSVDDIAAIRRATDVEIEVFVHGALCIAYSGQCLTSEAIGGRSANRGACAQACRLPYELVVDGEKRDLGDHAYLLSPEDLEASALVPKLAELGVSSLKIEGRLKGPDYVAATTRLYRAALEASSAGPSEALGSIRKTALQTYSRGSGPGFLAGVDHQRLVEGRACDHRGLPVGELVGTTRARGKTLLRIRLAEAITRGDGVLVEGGFAGAGELGGRVWTIATNGADTPRAEAGEEVAVWLGPDVRVDVAKPGRRVWKTDDPATEKAILAEIERAPRKVPLSIRVSGAIGEMPRFEASTTSGLWGVVTGDAPIGEARGGADVAAVLKDKLGRLGDTPFEIAAIDADLPTGVMIPPSSLNRARRALVEALLASAARKVETTSVHFQDLVRAAGPPDRSPPAAGLFVLCRTEAQAAAALDAGADGVYLDFLELVGTGAALRALRTSRPNVTIGVAPPRIRKPGEEKIDRYLLSLEPDLLLVRGLGALREGAGLSIPRIGDFSLNVTNRLTAAEVLSRGLSAFTPSFDLDAAQLERLLDSPFGPFAEVVLHHPMPLFHMEHCVIAALLSTGKDFRDCGRPCEKHKVSLRDRAGMEHPVEADVGCRNTVFHAAAQSAASLASAAARGGVRRFRIELVRETAEDVATIVGTYRRLLEGKMHAPEVFRALRAEGGYGVVKGSLRVLPA; encoded by the coding sequence ATGAGCTCCCCCGCGCTGCCGAGGCGCCCCGAGATCCTCGCCCCCGCCGGTGATGACGCCGCGCTCCGGGCCGCGGTGCTGGCCGGCGCGGACGCCGTTTATTTTGGGCTCCAAGGGTTCAACGCGCGGGCGCGCGCGAAAAACTTCGACGCCGAGGGGCTCACGCGGACGATGGCGTTCCTGCATGAGCACGGGGTCCGCGGGTACGTCACGCTGAACACGCTGGTCTTCGACGAGGAACTCGAGAACGTCGAGAACGCCGTGCGTACGTGCGCGGAGGCCGGCGTGGACGCGGTGATCGTGCAGGACCTCGGGGTCGCGCGGCTCGTGCGGGCGATCGCGCCGGCGCTCGCGATCCACGCCTCGACGCAGATGACGTGCACCGACGCGGGTGCCGCGGAGCTCGCGCGTGAGCTCGGCGCGAGCCGGGTCATCCTGGCGCGCGAGCTGTCGGTCGACGACATCGCAGCGATCCGGCGCGCGACGGACGTGGAGATCGAGGTCTTCGTGCACGGCGCGCTCTGCATCGCGTATTCGGGGCAGTGCTTGACGAGCGAGGCCATCGGCGGGCGCAGCGCGAACCGCGGCGCGTGCGCCCAGGCGTGCCGGCTGCCGTACGAGCTCGTCGTCGATGGGGAAAAGCGAGACCTCGGGGATCACGCGTATCTCCTGTCGCCGGAGGATCTGGAGGCGAGCGCGCTCGTGCCGAAGCTCGCCGAGCTCGGCGTCTCATCGCTGAAGATCGAAGGGCGGCTGAAGGGGCCCGACTATGTGGCCGCGACGACGCGGCTCTACCGCGCGGCGCTCGAAGCGAGCAGCGCGGGCCCGAGCGAGGCGCTCGGTTCGATCCGAAAAACCGCGCTGCAAACGTATTCACGAGGATCGGGTCCGGGCTTTCTCGCGGGCGTGGATCACCAGCGGCTCGTGGAGGGGCGCGCCTGTGATCATCGAGGCTTGCCGGTGGGCGAGCTCGTCGGGACCACGCGCGCGCGAGGGAAAACGCTGCTCCGGATCCGGCTCGCGGAGGCGATCACGCGTGGCGACGGCGTGCTCGTGGAGGGCGGGTTCGCGGGCGCAGGCGAACTCGGCGGGCGCGTCTGGACGATCGCGACGAACGGCGCGGACACGCCGCGCGCCGAGGCGGGCGAGGAGGTCGCCGTCTGGCTCGGACCCGATGTGCGGGTGGATGTCGCGAAGCCGGGCCGGCGCGTGTGGAAGACGGACGATCCGGCGACGGAAAAGGCGATCCTCGCGGAGATCGAGCGAGCGCCGCGGAAGGTGCCGCTCTCGATCCGGGTGTCGGGGGCGATCGGAGAGATGCCGCGGTTCGAGGCGTCGACGACGTCGGGGCTCTGGGGCGTCGTGACGGGCGACGCGCCGATCGGCGAGGCGCGCGGGGGCGCGGACGTCGCCGCGGTGCTGAAGGACAAACTCGGGCGGCTCGGCGATACGCCGTTCGAGATCGCGGCGATCGACGCGGACCTGCCGACGGGTGTGATGATCCCGCCGTCATCGCTGAACCGGGCGCGCCGCGCGCTCGTGGAGGCGCTGCTCGCGTCGGCCGCGCGGAAGGTGGAGACGACGTCGGTGCATTTCCAGGACCTCGTGCGCGCGGCGGGCCCGCCCGATCGGAGCCCGCCGGCGGCCGGTCTTTTCGTGCTCTGCCGGACGGAGGCGCAAGCGGCGGCGGCGCTCGATGCAGGCGCGGACGGGGTCTATCTCGATTTCTTGGAGCTCGTAGGAACGGGCGCGGCCTTGCGCGCGCTCCGGACGTCGCGGCCGAACGTGACGATCGGCGTCGCGCCGCCGCGCATTCGCAAGCCAGGCGAGGAGAAGATCGACCGGTACCTGCTCTCCCTGGAGCCCGATCTCCTGCTCGTGCGTGGGCTCGGCGCGCTGCGGGAGGGCGCGGGGCTCTCGATTCCGCGGATCGGCGATTTCTCGCTGAACGTGACGAACCGATTGACGGCCGCGGAGGTGCTCTCGCGCGGGCTCTCGGCGTTCACGCCCTCGTTCGACCTCGACGCGGCGCAGCTCGAACGGCTGCTCGATTCGCCGTTCGGGCCGTTCGCCGAGGTGGTCCTGCATCACCCGATGCCACTCTTCCACATGGAGCATTGCGTGATCGCGGCGCTGCTCTCGACAGGGAAGGATTTTCGTGATTGCGGCAGGCCCTGCGAGAAGCACAAGGTGTCCTTGCGGGACCGCGCGGGGATGGAGCACCCGGTGGAGGCGGACGTGGGCTGCCGGAACACGGTGTTTCACGCGGCGGCGCAGAGCGCGGCGAGCCTCGCGTCCGCGGCGGCGCGGGGGGGCGTGCGGCGATTCCGGATCGAGCTCGTGCGCGAGACGGCGGAGGACGTGGCGACGATCGTCGGGACGTACCGGAGGCTGCTCGAAGGCAAGATGCACGCGCCCGAGGTCTTCCGCGCGCTCCGGGCCGAAGGCGGATATGGTGTGGTGAAGGGGTCACTCCGGGTGCTTCCGGCGTGA
- a CDS encoding helix-turn-helix domain-containing protein: MPRRSTPEPFALQVGTRIRALRKERNMSLGALADASALSKGHLSSVEHGLAAITIGTIARLAEGFGVPPMYLLTFAEEDERAKTAELLRYLPQTEVKKLRRQIQAQVAARK, translated from the coding sequence ATGCCGCGACGTTCGACCCCCGAGCCGTTTGCCCTCCAGGTTGGTACCCGTATTCGCGCGCTTCGCAAGGAGCGCAATATGTCCCTCGGCGCCCTCGCCGACGCGAGCGCGCTCTCGAAGGGCCACCTCTCCAGCGTCGAGCACGGCCTCGCCGCGATCACGATCGGCACGATCGCCCGTCTCGCGGAGGGCTTCGGCGTGCCCCCGATGTACCTCCTCACGTTCGCCGAGGAGGACGAGCGCGCCAAGACCGCTGAATTGCTTCGCTACCTGCCTCAGACCGAGGTGAAGAAGCTGCGCCGCCAGATCCAGGCGCAGGTCGCCGCGCGCAAGTAA
- a CDS encoding YciI family protein yields the protein MSDQPASQPTDKWIYVVRAVRSDLLQTGPTETEMATLGRHGAYLEELKARGVLVFVGRTLTTGPETFGMAVVEARDEAAARAIVDADPVVSEGLMRAELYPFFIAGMRAAG from the coding sequence ATGAGCGACCAACCTGCCTCTCAGCCCACGGACAAGTGGATATACGTCGTCCGGGCCGTGCGATCGGATCTCCTGCAGACCGGCCCCACGGAGACCGAGATGGCCACGCTCGGCCGACACGGCGCGTACCTCGAAGAATTGAAGGCGCGCGGCGTGCTCGTCTTCGTCGGTCGCACGTTGACGACGGGCCCGGAGACGTTCGGCATGGCCGTCGTCGAGGCTCGGGACGAGGCCGCCGCGCGCGCGATCGTCGACGCGGACCCGGTCGTGTCCGAGGGCCTCATGCGCGCGGAGTTGTATCCCTTTTTCATCGCCGGCATGCGCGCGGCGGGTTGA
- a CDS encoding DEAD/DEAH box helicase codes for MDSLLQAVRKACPPGLWSKGINLARDGAVILDRRTATELTYRIRVPGVAIAPTVTLYVADEEWTCDCGGKFDPCQHVAAAVIVAAQSPEGQSPATGTDAGPRAAPAPKPALGKIEYEFSRDAGTLFLERAVLFPDGRREPFQGSITNRVSRGDLPVLPTHEDITIDRMFSTWKGGVVPLSRVRELFALLEAAPSVLFDGFPVRTNKQAVRPSAVVLDGKNGGVLVRVEKDPSVDEVVARGAARTGDVLRPLGDTSITGDAWEKLPMERHVAKEELGTFVTKILPDLDKHTRLVVRTRRLPGVARKGRPRISIELSQAGHTLSVLPLLVYGDPPEARVDQNVLVHLGGTVPVRDEAEERRLIERLRDELNLIPGRRVDLDGEAALRFAQKLKGFRGGEQGETLGELFGKRPLVPRFDIQGDGFDVVFESIAEDGAEGGTTKHASGAAVIRAWKDGLDIVPLEGGGFAPLPSDWLSRFGDRVADLLAARAETEDQTIPPALLPALARLCEEIDAPRPPGFSRLAPLLEGFSGIPEAPLPGGLSATLRSYQRRGVDWLAFLRDTGLGGILADDMGLGKTLQALASTRGRALVVCPKSVLFNWEAEIRKFRPNLSAALYHGPKRALDPKADVTLTTYSMLRIDIEALSAVEWDTIVLDEAQAIKNPDSQVARAAYALRGKFKVALSGTPVENRLEELWSQMHFANRGLLGGRSDFKERYAGPIEAGHAGAAERLRERIRPFVLRRLKREVAPELPPRTDRVLSVELDDKERAVYDAVRAATLTDVVKRLAEGGSVLAALEALLRLRQAACHAALVPGQVANASSKVEALVEALADAAADGHKALVFSQWTSLLDLVERTSPRRGSPSIGSTARPWIARVW; via the coding sequence ATGGACTCGCTCCTCCAGGCGGTTCGTAAAGCCTGCCCGCCCGGTCTCTGGTCGAAGGGTATCAACCTGGCGCGCGACGGCGCCGTGATCCTCGACAGGAGGACCGCCACCGAGCTCACCTATCGCATCCGCGTCCCCGGCGTCGCCATCGCGCCCACGGTCACGCTGTACGTCGCGGACGAGGAGTGGACCTGTGATTGCGGTGGCAAATTCGACCCCTGCCAGCACGTCGCCGCCGCCGTGATCGTCGCGGCCCAATCCCCCGAAGGCCAGAGCCCCGCGACCGGGACGGACGCTGGCCCGCGAGCCGCGCCTGCGCCGAAGCCCGCGCTCGGCAAGATCGAATACGAGTTCAGCCGCGACGCGGGCACGTTGTTCCTGGAGCGCGCCGTCCTTTTTCCGGACGGCCGCCGCGAGCCGTTCCAGGGCTCGATCACGAATCGTGTCTCGCGCGGCGATCTGCCGGTCTTGCCCACGCACGAGGACATCACGATCGACCGCATGTTCTCGACCTGGAAGGGCGGCGTCGTCCCGCTCTCGCGCGTGCGGGAGCTCTTCGCGCTCCTGGAGGCTGCGCCGAGCGTCCTCTTCGACGGTTTTCCCGTCCGCACGAACAAACAGGCCGTTCGCCCCTCGGCCGTCGTGCTTGACGGCAAGAATGGCGGCGTCCTCGTGCGTGTCGAGAAAGACCCTTCCGTCGACGAGGTCGTCGCCCGCGGCGCCGCGCGCACGGGGGACGTCCTACGTCCGCTCGGGGATACCTCGATCACCGGCGATGCGTGGGAAAAATTGCCCATGGAGCGGCACGTCGCGAAAGAGGAGCTCGGCACGTTCGTCACGAAGATCCTCCCCGACCTCGACAAACACACGCGCCTCGTGGTGCGCACGCGCAGGCTCCCAGGCGTCGCGCGGAAGGGCCGCCCGCGCATTTCGATCGAGCTTTCGCAGGCGGGGCATACCCTCTCCGTGCTGCCGCTGCTCGTGTATGGAGATCCGCCGGAGGCCCGCGTCGATCAAAATGTGCTCGTCCACCTCGGCGGGACCGTGCCCGTGCGCGACGAGGCCGAGGAGCGAAGGCTCATCGAGCGGCTCCGCGACGAGCTCAACCTGATCCCCGGCCGGCGCGTCGATCTCGACGGCGAGGCCGCATTACGATTTGCTCAAAAGCTCAAAGGGTTTCGCGGCGGCGAGCAAGGCGAGACGCTCGGCGAGTTGTTTGGCAAGCGCCCGCTCGTGCCCCGGTTCGACATCCAGGGTGACGGATTCGACGTCGTCTTCGAATCCATCGCCGAGGACGGAGCGGAGGGTGGGACGACGAAACACGCGAGCGGCGCGGCCGTCATTCGCGCATGGAAAGACGGGCTCGACATCGTCCCGCTCGAAGGTGGAGGCTTCGCGCCGCTGCCTTCCGATTGGCTCTCGCGGTTCGGCGATCGCGTGGCCGATTTGCTCGCCGCGCGTGCGGAGACCGAGGACCAGACGATCCCGCCCGCGCTCCTGCCCGCGCTCGCGCGCCTCTGCGAGGAGATCGACGCCCCACGCCCCCCGGGTTTTTCTCGGCTCGCCCCTCTGCTCGAAGGTTTTTCCGGGATACCCGAGGCGCCCTTGCCCGGGGGCCTCTCCGCGACGCTCCGCTCCTACCAGCGCCGCGGCGTCGATTGGCTCGCGTTCCTGCGGGACACGGGGCTCGGCGGGATCCTCGCGGACGACATGGGCCTCGGAAAGACCTTGCAGGCGCTCGCGTCCACGCGTGGCCGCGCGCTCGTGGTTTGTCCGAAGAGCGTGCTCTTCAACTGGGAGGCCGAGATCCGGAAGTTCCGGCCAAACCTTTCGGCGGCCCTCTACCACGGCCCGAAGCGCGCGCTCGATCCGAAGGCCGACGTCACGCTCACCACGTATTCGATGCTTCGCATCGACATCGAGGCGCTCTCGGCCGTGGAATGGGACACCATCGTGCTCGACGAGGCGCAGGCGATCAAGAATCCCGACAGCCAGGTCGCGCGGGCCGCGTATGCGTTGCGCGGGAAATTCAAGGTGGCGCTCAGCGGCACGCCCGTGGAGAACCGGCTGGAGGAGCTCTGGAGCCAGATGCATTTCGCGAACCGCGGCTTGCTCGGCGGTCGCAGCGATTTCAAGGAGCGTTATGCCGGGCCGATCGAGGCGGGGCATGCAGGTGCGGCCGAGCGGCTGCGTGAGCGCATTCGGCCCTTCGTTCTGCGCCGCTTGAAGCGCGAGGTCGCGCCCGAATTGCCCCCGCGCACCGACCGCGTGCTCAGCGTGGAGCTCGACGACAAGGAGCGCGCCGTATACGACGCCGTGCGCGCGGCGACGCTCACGGACGTCGTCAAGCGCCTCGCCGAGGGCGGCAGCGTGCTCGCCGCGCTCGAAGCGTTGCTCCGGCTGCGCCAGGCCGCCTGCCATGCGGCGCTCGTGCCCGGACAGGTTGCGAATGCATCGTCGAAGGTCGAGGCGCTCGTCGAGGCGCTCGCGGATGCGGCGGCGGATGGCCACAAGGCGCTCGTTTTCTCGCAATGGACGTCGCTGCTCGACCTGGTGGAGCGCACCTCGCCGAGGCGGGGATCTCCTTCAATCGGCTCGACGGCTCGACCGTGGATCGCGCGGGTGTGGTGA
- a CDS encoding globin domain-containing protein, producing MSRKTLSAETVAIVKATAPVLAEHGATIIRRFYRQMLHEHPELELLFNPANQGTGEQKTRGSQQEAFRGDFFGREGASGAALTNVLNGSMTSLDDLPELKATVMRIAHRHASLNIRPEHYPIVGHHFLASVKAVLGDVATDEIMAAWREAYGVLADLFIEIERDLTQKSAQTPGGWEGFRPFVVRQKVQESADSASFYLTPRDGGPLPHYEAGQYVTFRVEVPGYSRAGGSAVYRNYSLSTAPGKGHFRVTIKREPGAQGNPDSVCSRFFHDHVREGDVLDVSSPFGELVLVESQRPLVFIGAGIGITVMFSLFQSALDRGIDRPIYFFQMMHDGRHHPLRREIEELARRHPNVTLHRCYSQPSAEDEPGRDYETRGRLGLGTLGRNLPGNDCDFYFTGPIPFMRSIRGALHVFGVPADRVHYECYGPHGAEIEADVR from the coding sequence ATGAGCAGAAAGACCCTCTCGGCCGAGACTGTCGCGATCGTGAAGGCGACGGCTCCGGTCCTCGCCGAACATGGCGCGACGATCATTCGTCGTTTCTACCGCCAGATGCTCCACGAACACCCCGAGCTCGAGCTGCTCTTCAACCCGGCCAACCAGGGCACGGGCGAGCAGAAGACACGCGGCTCGCAGCAGGAGGCGTTCCGGGGGGATTTCTTCGGCCGAGAGGGCGCCTCGGGCGCCGCGCTGACGAACGTGCTCAATGGCTCCATGACGAGCCTCGACGACCTGCCCGAGCTGAAGGCCACGGTGATGCGCATCGCGCACCGCCACGCCTCGCTCAACATCCGGCCCGAGCATTACCCGATCGTCGGTCACCACTTCCTCGCCTCGGTCAAGGCCGTCCTCGGCGATGTCGCGACGGACGAGATCATGGCCGCCTGGCGCGAGGCGTATGGCGTCCTCGCCGACCTGTTCATCGAGATCGAGCGGGATCTCACGCAGAAGAGCGCCCAAACGCCGGGCGGATGGGAGGGGTTCCGGCCTTTCGTGGTCCGGCAGAAGGTCCAGGAGTCGGCGGACTCTGCCTCGTTTTACCTCACGCCCCGGGACGGCGGCCCCCTGCCGCATTACGAGGCCGGCCAGTACGTCACCTTTCGCGTCGAGGTGCCCGGGTATTCGCGCGCCGGTGGCAGCGCCGTGTATCGCAATTACTCGCTCTCGACCGCGCCGGGAAAGGGGCATTTCCGGGTCACGATCAAGCGTGAGCCCGGCGCGCAGGGAAACCCTGACAGCGTCTGCTCCCGGTTCTTCCACGACCACGTGCGGGAAGGGGACGTGCTCGACGTCTCGTCGCCGTTCGGCGAGCTCGTCCTCGTCGAATCGCAGCGCCCGCTCGTCTTCATCGGCGCGGGCATCGGCATCACGGTGATGTTCAGCCTGTTCCAGAGCGCCCTCGATCGCGGGATCGACCGGCCCATTTACTTCTTCCAGATGATGCACGACGGGCGCCACCACCCGCTCCGACGGGAGATCGAGGAGCTCGCGCGCCGCCACCCGAACGTCACGCTCCACCGCTGCTATTCGCAGCCTTCGGCCGAGGACGAGCCTGGGCGCGATTACGAGACCCGGGGCCGCCTCGGCCTCGGCACGCTCGGGCGGAACCTCCCCGGAAACGATTGCGATTTTTATTTCACCGGGCCGATACCCTTCATGCGTTCGATCCGCGGCGCGCTGCACGTCTTCGGGGTGCCGGCCGATCGCGTCCACTACGAATGCTACGGGCCTCACGGAGCGGAGATCGAGGCCGACGTGCGCTGA